A DNA window from Guyparkeria halophila contains the following coding sequences:
- a CDS encoding DUF7210 family protein: protein MRIKLTKPHRHAGRDYPAGAEIDLPERKANWLIGLKRAEAMGKAKPTTTEETKR from the coding sequence ATGCGCATCAAGCTGACCAAACCCCACCGCCACGCCGGCCGCGACTATCCCGCCGGCGCGGAGATCGACCTGCCCGAACGCAAGGCCAATTGGCTGATCGGCCTCAAGCGTGCCGAAGCCATGGGCAAGGCCAAGCCGACCACCACTGAGGAGACCAAGCGATGA
- a CDS encoding DNA adenine methylase, giving the protein MANPIIPWMGGKRRLARRIIPLIPSHECYVEPFAGAGAIFFRKDPSKVEVLNDVDADLVNLYRVVQHHLEDFVRQFKWALISRQSFLWNQHADPDGLTDIQRAARFYYLQKLTFGAKPTGRTFGVSTTTPPRLNLLRMEQDLSEAHLRLSRVVVERLDWLECMRRYDRHGTFFYCDPPYWGTAGYGKSKDLNLDHYGELAKQARDGKAKVMVSINDHPDIREVFRGFDMTELDINYTVGGKRKAAKELLIRSWH; this is encoded by the coding sequence GTGGCCAATCCCATCATCCCGTGGATGGGCGGCAAACGTCGCCTCGCCCGTCGAATTATCCCCCTTATCCCGTCCCACGAATGCTACGTCGAGCCCTTCGCGGGCGCCGGCGCGATCTTCTTTCGCAAAGACCCGAGCAAGGTCGAAGTCCTCAACGATGTCGACGCCGATCTGGTCAATCTGTACCGCGTGGTTCAGCACCATCTCGAGGACTTCGTTCGTCAGTTCAAGTGGGCCCTAATCTCGCGCCAGTCATTCCTCTGGAACCAGCACGCTGACCCGGACGGACTGACTGACATTCAACGGGCGGCGCGGTTCTACTACCTCCAAAAGCTCACCTTTGGTGCCAAGCCGACAGGCCGGACATTCGGTGTCTCCACAACAACTCCGCCGCGGCTGAACTTACTGCGAATGGAACAGGATCTGAGTGAAGCCCACCTGCGACTGTCACGCGTGGTAGTTGAGCGCCTGGATTGGTTGGAATGCATGCGCCGTTACGACCGCCACGGCACGTTCTTCTACTGCGACCCTCCATACTGGGGGACCGCCGGATACGGCAAATCCAAAGACCTGAATCTCGATCACTACGGGGAACTGGCCAAGCAGGCCAGAGACGGCAAGGCCAAGGTCATGGTCAGCATCAACGACCACCCCGATATCCGGGAGGTTTTTCGCGGCTTCGACATGACCGAACTGGACATCAACTACACCGTCGGTGGCAAACGCAAAGCAGCAAAGGAACTGCTCATCCGGTCATGGCATTAA
- a CDS encoding SDR family NAD(P)-dependent oxidoreductase, whose protein sequence is MTQPNALVTGNSSGLGLGLSHALLDRDYRVFGCSRRGCAALADRVVDVHCDLADFAAIGPALDQLLAGVDHLELVVLNAGILGEIEDMSRVSVERLREIMDINVWSNKIILDWLLDSGIAIDQIVAISSGAAVLGNRGWSGYALSKATLNMLCRLYAHEFPNTHVAAIAPGLIDTRIIDTLCDINDTERFPALERIHAARGTETLLSPGAAAERILAALPGLKDFESGRFVDLRQILAPEEYEALRKACTNR, encoded by the coding sequence ATGACGCAACCCAATGCCCTTGTCACCGGCAACAGCAGCGGCCTGGGCCTCGGCCTGAGCCACGCCCTGCTCGATCGCGACTACCGGGTCTTCGGCTGCAGCCGCCGCGGCTGTGCCGCACTGGCCGACCGGGTCGTGGACGTGCACTGCGACCTGGCCGATTTTGCCGCCATCGGTCCGGCCCTGGACCAACTGCTGGCCGGCGTGGACCACCTGGAGCTGGTGGTATTGAATGCGGGCATCCTGGGCGAGATCGAGGACATGAGCCGCGTGTCGGTCGAGCGGTTGCGCGAGATCATGGACATCAACGTCTGGTCGAACAAAATCATCCTCGACTGGCTGCTCGACTCCGGCATCGCCATCGACCAGATCGTCGCCATTTCCTCGGGCGCAGCCGTGCTGGGCAACCGCGGCTGGAGCGGCTACGCCCTGTCCAAGGCGACCCTGAACATGCTCTGCCGCCTGTATGCCCACGAATTCCCGAACACGCACGTGGCAGCAATCGCGCCGGGGCTGATCGACACGCGCATCATCGACACCCTGTGCGACATCAACGACACCGAGCGCTTTCCGGCCCTCGAGCGCATCCACGCCGCCCGCGGCACCGAGACCCTGCTATCGCCCGGCGCGGCCGCCGAGCGCATCCTCGCGGCCCTGCCGGGCCTGAAGGACTTCGAGAGCGGCCGCTTCGTCGACCTGCGCCAGATCCTCGCCCCGGAGGAATACGAGGCGCTAAGGAAGGCCTGCACGAATCGATAG
- a CDS encoding phage tail terminator protein, with amino-acid sequence MDFLELEAPIKARLEAGVGESVKVFTAPDLDGVAAGNRPAPAVDLLYRGYRPKDGNAAGGFAVIEQTWWTVIAVRNRRHVASGNAARAEAGPIAGAVIKSLLGWAPTGAKAMAIAPAPQAGYDAGYFYLPIAWTTQLNVRTDACASS; translated from the coding sequence ATGGATTTCCTCGAATTGGAAGCACCCATCAAGGCCCGACTGGAAGCGGGCGTTGGCGAGTCGGTCAAGGTGTTCACCGCCCCGGATCTGGACGGTGTCGCTGCCGGCAATCGGCCAGCTCCAGCCGTGGACCTGCTGTATCGCGGCTACCGCCCGAAGGACGGCAACGCGGCCGGTGGTTTCGCCGTGATCGAGCAGACCTGGTGGACGGTGATCGCGGTGCGCAACCGTCGGCATGTCGCCAGCGGCAATGCCGCCCGAGCGGAAGCCGGACCGATCGCTGGAGCCGTCATCAAGAGCCTGCTCGGCTGGGCGCCCACGGGCGCCAAGGCCATGGCCATCGCACCCGCACCCCAAGCCGGCTATGACGCGGGCTACTTCTACCTGCCAATCGCCTGGACCACCCAACTGAACGTGAGGACTGACGCATGCGCATCAAGCTGA
- a CDS encoding lysophospholipid acyltransferase family protein, with translation MTQPTILTWLRTACFYVLGTLSLILHIPVLLISLTRPLERRYYRLFSFGRSILWLARHVTGIRYEVEGLDHLPKEGGSLILAKHQSTWETMFLPTVLRLAAFVLKRELLRIPVFGRGLQGIEAIAIDRAAGRQALDQIMEKGAAALAQKRDVVIFPEGTRTRPGARPHYRMGGAKLAVHARATVIPVAIDSGCLWPKQGFLMRPGTIHVVFGPPIETEGRTASEINATVQDWIETKQEELYQRHGCPTRLPDSAQ, from the coding sequence GTGACCCAACCGACGATCCTCACGTGGCTGCGCACGGCGTGCTTTTACGTGTTGGGCACGCTGTCGCTGATCCTGCACATCCCGGTGCTGCTGATCAGCCTGACAAGGCCGCTGGAACGGCGCTATTACCGGCTGTTCTCCTTCGGCCGCTCGATCCTCTGGCTCGCCCGTCACGTCACGGGCATCCGTTACGAGGTCGAGGGTCTTGACCACTTGCCCAAGGAAGGGGGCAGCCTCATCCTGGCCAAGCACCAGTCGACCTGGGAAACGATGTTCCTGCCGACGGTGCTGCGGTTGGCGGCCTTCGTGCTCAAGCGTGAACTGCTGCGCATTCCCGTCTTCGGCCGGGGGCTCCAGGGGATCGAGGCCATTGCCATCGATCGCGCCGCCGGGCGCCAGGCCCTGGATCAGATCATGGAAAAGGGGGCCGCGGCGCTTGCCCAGAAGCGCGACGTGGTGATCTTCCCCGAGGGCACCCGCACCCGCCCGGGCGCCCGGCCGCACTATCGGATGGGCGGGGCCAAGCTGGCCGTCCACGCACGGGCCACGGTAATTCCCGTGGCCATCGATTCCGGCTGTCTCTGGCCCAAGCAGGGTTTCCTCATGCGCCCCGGCACGATCCACGTCGTCTTCGGCCCGCCGATCGAGACCGAGGGGCGCACCGCCAGCGAGATCAATGCGACCGTCCAGGACTGGATTGAAACCAAGCAGGAAGAGCTCTACCAACGCCATGGCTGTCCGACCCGACTTCCAGACTCTGCTCAATGA
- a CDS encoding GGDEF domain-containing protein, producing the protein MDDSSISLLHALPDAVYVIDPATSRIVDCNRAAHDDLGLERDDVLEHSVLSLQTAVHGMPAWSEIAEVIRQASPYRFIGSHRRADGSEMPVEVVTSVATVDGHERFISVARDIRRRPGVAEPDASSRDRWQILHDLADGVWDWYPAEERLVFSPRLHSLLGYGPEEMPEVIETWKDNVHPEDLPVVLTMLEDHLKGERHHFEAVYRLRNRNGHYLWVHDRGSVVEWDADGRPSRVTGLVHDETDAKTVESRLQREADHDALTGLLNRRRGMELLGGLFRRHLPDGEQTLAVIALDLDHFKRINDRYGHLVGDRVLQRLGAIIRSEVPMEAIAMRWGGEEFLIGLPITHDEQPFDLVSRLRDALVETVWDPPLANQKITASAGFAVREASEQTLTDLIASADRALYLAKREGRDRIAADQPHAASSRPLGDHTKQRATR; encoded by the coding sequence ATGGATGACTCGAGCATCTCGCTGCTGCACGCCCTGCCCGATGCCGTCTACGTGATCGACCCGGCCACGTCCCGGATCGTCGACTGCAATCGCGCCGCCCACGACGACCTGGGGCTGGAGCGCGACGACGTGCTGGAACACTCGGTGCTTTCCCTGCAGACGGCCGTTCACGGCATGCCCGCCTGGTCGGAGATCGCCGAGGTCATCCGGCAGGCATCCCCCTATCGCTTCATTGGCTCGCACCGCCGCGCCGACGGCAGCGAGATGCCGGTCGAGGTGGTCACCTCGGTCGCCACCGTGGACGGCCACGAACGCTTCATTTCCGTGGCCCGTGACATCCGTCGCCGCCCCGGCGTTGCCGAACCGGATGCCTCCTCGCGAGATCGCTGGCAGATCCTGCACGACCTGGCCGACGGCGTCTGGGACTGGTACCCGGCCGAGGAACGCCTGGTGTTCAGTCCCCGACTGCACAGTCTGCTGGGCTACGGCCCGGAGGAGATGCCCGAGGTGATCGAGACCTGGAAGGATAACGTCCACCCCGAGGACCTGCCGGTGGTCCTGACCATGCTCGAGGATCACCTCAAGGGCGAGCGGCATCACTTCGAGGCGGTGTACCGCCTGCGCAATCGCAATGGCCATTATCTCTGGGTCCACGATCGCGGCTCCGTGGTCGAATGGGATGCCGACGGTCGCCCCTCGCGGGTCACCGGTCTCGTCCACGACGAAACGGATGCCAAGACGGTGGAATCGAGGCTGCAACGTGAGGCCGACCACGACGCACTGACCGGCCTGCTCAACCGGCGCCGGGGCATGGAGCTGCTGGGCGGGCTGTTCAGGCGCCATCTGCCTGACGGCGAACAGACCCTCGCCGTCATCGCGCTCGACCTGGATCACTTCAAGCGGATCAACGACCGTTACGGCCACCTGGTCGGTGACCGGGTGCTGCAACGGCTGGGTGCCATCATCCGGAGCGAGGTGCCGATGGAGGCCATCGCGATGCGCTGGGGTGGCGAGGAATTCCTGATCGGGCTGCCCATCACGCACGACGAGCAGCCCTTTGACCTGGTCAGCCGCCTACGGGACGCGCTGGTCGAGACGGTCTGGGACCCACCGCTGGCGAACCAAAAAATCACGGCCAGTGCCGGATTCGCCGTTCGCGAGGCCAGCGAGCAGACACTCACCGATCTGATTGCCTCGGCCGATCGCGCCCTGTATCTGGCCAAGCGCGAAGGGCGTGACCGCATCGCAGCAGACCAGCCGCACGCGGCCTCGTCCCGCCCGCTGGGCGACCACACCAAGCAACGCGCAACGAGGTAG
- a CDS encoding phage tail tape measure protein, producing the protein MNSDLDLAIRLNLDASRGKTNLAAFENAFRRALRGMGRSSAKVDAIEKLAKDAREGKVAINALDKETAGLLKTLRQGQRAANARDILGLRDPATIRREIRSVRQAYEDLRKSGTASARELANANRRMNDQIRDLRRETNGWTDSIGRMRGELAGAIVTLGGLGYGINALYDKSAKFSESMGEVSTLLDDTSGMPALTREVRALTREYGGDVNKNAKALYDIISAGAEGSAEAMGTLDTANRLAIGGVTDVSIAADGLTSVLNAYNIKASRAGEVSDKFFTAVRQGKTTVPELAQSIGQVAPLASTAEVGLSELLSAIAALTAAGVKTPQAITGIRSAISNILKPSKQATDLAAELGIQFDAQALKARGLSGFLEDVAQATQGNTEQMSLLFGDVEGLNAALALTGNAADSFSESMGAMEDSAGATDDAVAKMMDTPARKKARFKAAVNDVLLSLGDAATSLTPLLDGLTELIGRFNELPEPVRASAATVALLLGAAVPAAIAIRSIAIAAGLATAGMRSLISPIGVWRTSATVAAGATATYNARLTTLGATAGRTGKALRSIALSKAGVAGVFGFTAIEVLRLADAMKEAAEVEEELARARERRQSERQTTMDINAGSADVERKSREQLEAMTAFERDVYQRRLQEARDYWAARRDLIAESGAKAYQMLADMKGRAPTDEELESATGEEWTGGILDSGLAAARRAREYAEANRELADLDADREDALRDHRDRVAQVRTEIRDDLKTKLDAEIKAYEDANKRVRELQNEREGIEGGFADTRRALDNFGVDPGEPEQRDLVDLDRNARTSLQEGDYDAAKQQAEQARQLIDQLARSGEGDLRQLRTYLASVEKTALEAQAGEEKKAQADVDKAIEKVQGVKEDLAWLEQISIGFDTEGATQSADQLRTALQKRLQDNPLVIPVTTSDLSGNGEKPPGYATGGELRGPGTTTSDSFLIRASDREYMIRAAAAKRLGKPLLDYLNRHGQLPRGFATGGMITRLSMPTARLPSPTSAAGGDTLYLSLPGGQQVGPVTAQPDVTRDLKRASAMFGGARR; encoded by the coding sequence ATGAACAGTGATCTCGACCTGGCAATCCGGCTGAATCTCGACGCCTCGCGGGGTAAAACCAACCTCGCGGCATTCGAGAATGCCTTCCGTCGTGCCCTGCGAGGCATGGGCCGGAGCAGTGCAAAGGTCGATGCGATCGAGAAGCTGGCCAAGGATGCCCGCGAGGGCAAGGTGGCCATCAACGCGCTGGACAAGGAGACCGCCGGCCTCCTGAAGACCCTGCGCCAGGGTCAGCGTGCCGCCAACGCCCGCGACATTCTCGGCCTGCGCGACCCGGCCACCATCCGGCGAGAGATCCGATCGGTTCGCCAGGCCTACGAGGATCTGCGCAAGAGCGGCACAGCCTCGGCCCGCGAGCTGGCCAACGCCAACCGGCGCATGAATGATCAGATCCGCGACCTGCGCCGCGAAACCAACGGCTGGACCGACTCGATCGGCCGCATGCGTGGTGAGCTCGCCGGTGCCATCGTCACCCTGGGGGGGCTCGGGTACGGGATCAACGCCCTGTACGACAAGTCCGCAAAGTTCAGCGAGTCGATGGGCGAGGTCTCCACCCTGCTCGACGATACCAGCGGCATGCCGGCGCTCACCCGTGAGGTGCGGGCACTCACCCGCGAGTACGGCGGCGACGTCAACAAGAACGCCAAGGCGCTGTACGACATCATCTCCGCAGGTGCCGAGGGTTCCGCCGAGGCCATGGGCACGCTCGATACCGCCAACCGCTTGGCGATTGGCGGCGTCACCGACGTGTCGATCGCCGCGGACGGCCTTACTTCCGTGCTCAACGCCTACAACATTAAGGCATCCCGAGCCGGGGAAGTGTCGGACAAGTTCTTTACCGCCGTTCGCCAGGGCAAGACGACCGTGCCGGAGCTGGCACAGTCCATCGGTCAGGTGGCACCACTGGCATCGACTGCCGAGGTGGGGCTCAGCGAGTTGCTCTCCGCGATCGCCGCCCTGACGGCTGCTGGCGTGAAGACACCGCAGGCCATCACCGGCATCCGCAGCGCGATCAGCAACATCCTCAAGCCGAGCAAGCAGGCCACCGACCTGGCTGCCGAGCTTGGCATCCAGTTCGACGCGCAAGCCCTCAAGGCCCGCGGCCTTTCCGGCTTCCTAGAGGACGTGGCGCAGGCCACCCAGGGCAACACAGAGCAGATGAGCCTCCTGTTCGGTGACGTCGAGGGACTCAATGCCGCCCTGGCGCTGACTGGCAATGCCGCCGATTCGTTCTCGGAGTCCATGGGCGCCATGGAGGATTCCGCCGGCGCCACCGATGACGCGGTGGCCAAGATGATGGACACGCCGGCCCGGAAGAAAGCCCGTTTTAAGGCGGCCGTAAACGACGTTCTGTTGTCCCTTGGCGATGCGGCAACCTCCCTGACCCCGCTGCTCGACGGGCTGACGGAGCTGATCGGCCGATTCAACGAGTTGCCCGAGCCGGTGCGTGCGTCAGCGGCCACGGTTGCCCTGTTGCTGGGTGCTGCCGTCCCGGCGGCGATCGCCATCCGATCGATTGCCATCGCCGCCGGGCTGGCAACGGCCGGGATGCGCAGTCTGATCTCGCCAATAGGCGTCTGGAGAACGAGCGCGACGGTGGCTGCAGGAGCCACGGCCACCTACAACGCACGGCTCACGACCCTCGGGGCGACAGCCGGTCGCACCGGTAAAGCGCTTCGTTCGATTGCGTTAAGCAAGGCTGGTGTCGCGGGTGTATTCGGCTTCACCGCCATCGAGGTGCTGCGCCTGGCCGATGCCATGAAGGAAGCGGCCGAGGTGGAGGAAGAGTTGGCCCGTGCCCGCGAGCGTCGCCAATCCGAACGCCAGACCACCATGGACATCAACGCCGGGTCTGCCGACGTGGAGCGCAAGAGCCGCGAGCAGCTGGAGGCCATGACGGCGTTCGAGCGCGACGTCTACCAGCGCCGCCTGCAGGAGGCCCGGGATTACTGGGCGGCCCGCCGCGACCTGATTGCCGAATCCGGCGCAAAGGCCTACCAGATGCTGGCCGACATGAAGGGCCGCGCGCCCACCGACGAAGAGCTTGAGTCGGCGACAGGTGAAGAGTGGACAGGGGGTATTCTTGACTCGGGGCTCGCCGCCGCCCGCCGCGCCCGCGAATACGCCGAGGCCAATCGCGAGCTCGCGGATCTCGATGCAGACCGCGAGGACGCCCTGCGGGACCACCGCGACCGGGTAGCGCAGGTGCGCACCGAGATCCGCGACGATCTGAAGACCAAGCTCGATGCCGAGATCAAGGCCTATGAGGACGCCAACAAGCGCGTCCGCGAGCTACAGAACGAGCGCGAGGGCATCGAGGGCGGGTTCGCCGACACGCGCCGGGCCCTGGACAACTTCGGCGTCGACCCGGGCGAGCCCGAACAGCGGGATCTCGTCGACCTTGATCGCAATGCCCGGACTTCATTGCAAGAAGGCGATTACGACGCCGCCAAGCAACAGGCCGAGCAGGCCCGGCAGCTGATCGACCAGCTGGCCCGTTCCGGCGAGGGCGATCTGCGTCAGCTGCGCACCTATCTCGCCAGCGTGGAGAAGACCGCGCTGGAGGCGCAGGCCGGAGAAGAGAAGAAGGCTCAGGCCGACGTGGACAAGGCCATCGAGAAGGTCCAGGGCGTGAAAGAGGATCTCGCCTGGCTCGAGCAGATAAGCATCGGCTTCGACACGGAGGGGGCGACGCAGTCGGCCGACCAGCTGCGTACCGCATTGCAGAAGCGCTTGCAGGACAACCCGCTGGTCATCCCCGTGACCACCAGCGACCTTAGTGGCAACGGCGAGAAGCCGCCCGGCTATGCCACCGGCGGCGAGCTGCGCGGACCGGGCACGACCACCTCGGACTCCTTCCTGATCCGCGCCTCGGATCGCGAATACATGATCCGGGCGGCCGCTGCCAAGCGCCTGGGCAAACCGCTGCTCGACTACCTCAACCGCCACGGCCAGCTCCCGCGCGGCTTCGCCACGGGCGGGATGATCACCCGGCTCTCGATGCCCACCGCACGCCTGCCGTCTCCGACGTCGGCCGCAGGAGGCGACACGCTCTATCTCTCGCTGCCCGGCGGCCAGCAGGTCGGCCCGGTGACCGCGCAACCGGACGTCACCCGTGACCTCAAGCGCGCGTCCGCCATGTTCGGAGGGGCCCGCCGATGA
- a CDS encoding HI1506-related protein codes for MNEDKHQKLLGAMSQFEEKPKVDEAAQAAGLDKVSAAERDAAWDAHQQQADQGDQPEQDGATATEDPGASPTDQGEDVEAIWVRTVPGVRRFRRAGMAFNEAGTGVALEALTDEQLAALEAEPNLIVERNTFTDNADSQG; via the coding sequence ATGAACGAAGACAAGCACCAGAAGCTGCTCGGCGCGATGTCGCAGTTCGAGGAGAAGCCCAAGGTGGACGAAGCCGCCCAGGCCGCAGGCCTCGACAAGGTCAGCGCCGCCGAGCGCGACGCCGCCTGGGATGCTCACCAGCAACAGGCTGACCAGGGCGACCAGCCGGAACAGGACGGCGCGACGGCGACCGAGGATCCCGGTGCCTCGCCAACCGACCAGGGCGAGGACGTCGAGGCCATCTGGGTTCGCACCGTTCCCGGCGTGCGCCGCTTCCGCCGCGCCGGGATGGCCTTCAACGAGGCCGGCACCGGGGTCGCGCTGGAAGCGCTCACCGACGAGCAGCTGGCTGCCCTCGAGGCCGAGCCCAACCTGATCGTCGAGCGCAACACCTTCACTGACAACGCGGACTCGCAGGGCTAA
- a CDS encoding fructosamine kinase family protein has protein sequence MAVRPDFQTLLNDALTGLQNADTPAGDLGARLAEHPHLALRGHQSVGGGCIADAARLETDVAPLFVKTHADRGDGMFPVEARGLEALGTRIRTPQVIATGSVDGVAYLLLEWLDLGPVDDTALGEALAELHAEPQPAFGWPEDNFIGAMPQLHGEDDDWARFYGQRRLAPQLEWAAERGLAARTIDAGQELIEALPALFTDYRPYPALIHGDMWGANHGALTDGTPVLFDPATYHADREAEIAMTELFGGFSPGFYRAYQAHLPLDPGYRVRKTLYNLYHVLNHFNLFGGGYGNRADGMMRQLLAEIR, from the coding sequence ATGGCTGTCCGACCCGACTTCCAGACTCTGCTCAATGACGCCCTGACGGGCCTTCAGAACGCCGATACGCCTGCCGGGGACCTGGGGGCAAGGCTGGCCGAACACCCCCACCTCGCGCTGCGGGGACACCAGTCCGTCGGTGGGGGCTGCATCGCCGACGCCGCCCGCCTGGAAACCGATGTCGCCCCGCTGTTCGTCAAGACCCATGCCGACCGCGGTGACGGCATGTTTCCGGTCGAGGCGCGCGGACTCGAGGCCCTGGGCACCCGCATCCGCACCCCGCAGGTGATCGCCACCGGCAGCGTGGACGGCGTGGCCTACCTGCTGCTCGAATGGCTCGATCTCGGCCCGGTCGATGACACCGCCCTGGGCGAGGCGCTGGCCGAATTGCACGCCGAACCGCAGCCGGCCTTCGGCTGGCCGGAAGACAACTTCATCGGCGCCATGCCCCAGCTACATGGCGAGGACGACGACTGGGCCCGGTTCTACGGTCAGCGGCGCCTCGCGCCGCAACTCGAGTGGGCCGCCGAACGCGGACTTGCCGCCCGCACCATCGATGCCGGCCAGGAACTGATCGAGGCGTTGCCCGCCTTGTTCACCGACTACCGCCCCTACCCCGCCCTGATCCACGGCGACATGTGGGGGGCGAATCACGGCGCGCTGACCGACGGCACCCCGGTGCTGTTCGACCCGGCCACCTACCACGCCGATCGCGAGGCCGAGATCGCCATGACCGAACTGTTCGGCGGCTTCTCGCCCGGCTTCTACCGCGCCTACCAGGCCCACCTGCCGCTGGACCCCGGCTACCGGGTGCGCAAGACGCTCTACAACCTCTACCACGTGCTCAACCACTTCAACCTCTTCGGTGGCGGGTACGGCAATCGCGCCGATGGCATGATGCGCCAGTTGCTTGCCGAGATACGCTGA
- a CDS encoding gp436 family protein, whose amino-acid sequence MAYIALADLTERYGDEIVQWADRDNDGQPDPDFIAAVLADVDAEIDAHLAGRYKLPLTNIPRILVRLATALTRERLATANGARLDEEDPVRREADGARQTLREIAAGRAHIGTPQPDSTIGRVQMKSGGRHWGRNESTGYL is encoded by the coding sequence ATGGCCTACATCGCCCTGGCCGACCTGACCGAGCGCTATGGCGACGAGATCGTCCAGTGGGCCGACCGTGACAACGACGGCCAGCCCGACCCGGACTTCATCGCCGCCGTGCTGGCCGACGTGGACGCCGAGATCGATGCCCACCTGGCGGGCCGCTACAAGCTGCCGCTGACGAACATCCCTCGCATCCTCGTCCGCCTGGCCACCGCGCTCACCCGCGAACGCCTGGCCACCGCCAACGGCGCCCGCCTGGACGAGGAAGACCCCGTCCGCCGCGAGGCAGACGGCGCCCGCCAGACCCTGCGGGAGATCGCAGCGGGCCGGGCCCACATCGGCACGCCGCAGCCCGACTCGACTATCGGCCGGGTCCAGATGAAATCCGGCGGCCGCCACTGGGGCCGCAATGAGTCGACGGGGTACCTGTGA
- a CDS encoding DUF4124 domain-containing protein has protein sequence MLRSLFTIALLTAAGAAQAAAYKCTGPDGAVTFSDMPCPDTPSEQVQLHDEGHEAPLSAGDPLEAQRRMAEEYDRQREAEIQSNMDRRRQAVLDKKARDEWEAKVRDAKMDDRVIEGMTKSDVRDAWGDPDETDINSGSETWRYWRRNGYDSLLNSVTFRDGRVSYWSQDWQP, from the coding sequence ATGTTGCGCTCCCTATTCACCATCGCTTTGCTCACCGCCGCCGGCGCCGCCCAGGCCGCCGCGTACAAGTGCACCGGGCCTGACGGGGCGGTGACCTTTTCCGACATGCCATGTCCAGATACTCCCAGCGAGCAGGTGCAGCTGCATGACGAGGGGCACGAGGCGCCGCTGTCGGCGGGTGACCCGCTCGAGGCGCAGCGGCGGATGGCCGAGGAGTACGATCGCCAGCGCGAGGCCGAGATCCAGTCCAATATGGACCGCCGCCGCCAGGCGGTGCTGGACAAGAAGGCCCGCGACGAGTGGGAGGCCAAGGTCCGCGACGCGAAGATGGACGACCGGGTGATCGAGGGCATGACGAAATCGGACGTGCGCGATGCCTGGGGTGATCCGGACGAGACCGACATCAACTCGGGCAGCGAGACCTGGCGATACTGGCGGCGCAACGGCTACGACTCGCTGCTGAACTCCGTTACCTTCCGTGACGGCCGGGTCTCGTACTGGTCGCAGGATTGGCAGCCGTGA
- a CDS encoding phage tail tube protein: protein MKRMIWDGQGPVFLGKYDPDNGTPEMGFLTGLYQVGCGTRTLTTTPSIERNTINESCTGKRLPLAQLTSARSLSVSLAMQQFDGRTLAKGLAGEHVEKEAGTVTDEVLPTLNPGDYFFLKHPKVSSVVIEDSATTPTEYVAGTHYVVEDADHGRCKLIEHPAGQEGPLKVDYEYGAYGNIAAFSAEDVQTGIIFNGTNQEGYKGRVIIPRLNLAMGGDFGWISDEAASLELSGQALFVPELENDADFGPFMRVDALPV, encoded by the coding sequence ATGAAACGCATGATCTGGGATGGCCAGGGCCCCGTGTTCCTGGGCAAGTACGACCCCGACAACGGCACGCCGGAGATGGGCTTCCTCACCGGCCTGTACCAGGTGGGCTGTGGCACCCGCACGCTCACCACCACGCCGAGCATTGAGCGCAACACCATCAACGAATCGTGCACCGGCAAGCGGTTGCCGTTGGCGCAGCTGACCAGCGCGCGCTCGTTGTCGGTCAGCCTCGCCATGCAGCAGTTCGACGGCCGCACGCTGGCCAAGGGGCTGGCGGGCGAGCATGTCGAGAAGGAAGCCGGCACGGTCACCGACGAGGTTTTGCCGACGCTCAACCCGGGCGACTACTTCTTCCTCAAGCACCCGAAGGTCAGTTCGGTGGTGATCGAGGACTCAGCCACCACGCCGACCGAGTACGTCGCTGGCACGCACTACGTCGTCGAGGACGCGGACCATGGCCGCTGCAAGCTGATCGAGCACCCGGCCGGCCAGGAAGGCCCGCTCAAGGTCGATTACGAGTACGGCGCCTACGGCAACATCGCCGCGTTCTCCGCCGAGGACGTGCAGACCGGGATCATCTTCAACGGCACCAACCAGGAGGGCTACAAGGGCCGCGTGATCATCCCGCGCCTGAACCTGGCCATGGGCGGCGACTTCGGCTGGATCTCCGACGAAGCCGCATCCCTGGAGCTGTCCGGCCAGGCGCTTTTCGTGCCCGAGCTGGAGAACGATGCGGACTTCGGCCCGTTCATGCGCGTCGACGCGCTGCCGGTGTAA